In Glycine max cultivar Williams 82 chromosome 7, Glycine_max_v4.0, whole genome shotgun sequence, a single window of DNA contains:
- the LOC102670124 gene encoding uncharacterized protein, which produces MLTWKNKYIHSENIIVEGNCSAVIQRILPPKHKDLESVTIPCSIGEVSVGKALIDLGANINLMSLSICWRLGELEIMPTWMTLQLADRSITKPYGVIEDVLVRVKHLIFPADFVVMDIEEDTYVPLILGRPFMATASCVVDMEKKKLEMGIEDQKIRFELFDEEKTLLDQNVCLEVKESEEKVLKERTKIDPG; this is translated from the coding sequence atgctcACATGGAAGAATAAGTACATTCACAGTGAAAACATCATTGTGGAAGGAAACTGCAGTGCTGTAATTCAGAGGattcttccacctaagcacaaagatctTGAGAGTGTGACTATTCCGTGTTCAATTGGTGAAGTTTCTGTTGGCAAGGCTCTtattgatttgggagccaatatTAATTTGATGTCGCTTTCCATATGTTGGAGGCttggagagttggagataatgCCGACTTGGATGACTTTACAGTTAGCAGATCGCTCCATCACCAAACCCTATGGAGTAATAGAGGATGTTTTGGTTCGGGTCAAACACCTTATCTTTCCTGctgactttgtggtaatggacaTAGAGGAAGATACATATGTTCCCTTAATTTTGGGGCGTCCATTTATGGCTACTGCAAGCTGTGTAGTAGACATGGAAAAGAAGAAGCTAGAAATGGGTATTGAAGACCAAAAGATTAGGTTTGAGctatttgatgaagaaaagaCATTGTTGGACCAGAATGTTtgtctagaggtgaaggagagcGAAGAGAAGGTTCTGAAGGAGAGAACCAAGATTGATCCAGGCTGA